From Oreochromis niloticus isolate F11D_XX linkage group LG14, O_niloticus_UMD_NMBU, whole genome shotgun sequence, one genomic window encodes:
- the LOC102082067 gene encoding extracellular calcium-sensing receptor-like: MAVSVLLIGLVSALCLFQLNSVFALGVSLDSLNQRSSFAAAWAGTEPSSEKCKLQGSTHRPAFSMDGDFIIGGAFSLHSYTQTVSHDYTIMPEKVRCKGSINADELQLLHAMVFAIEEINNSTELLPGIRLGYQIYDSCASVSMTVHLAFQFLNSLDLVFHTGKTCSQSGMVMAVVGESGSTPSISMSRIISPFNIPQVSPSATCACLSDKEQYPSFFRTIPSDQFQADALAKLVKQFGWTWIGAVRSDTDYGNNGMASFLEAAKKEGICVEYSVSFYRTHPHSRIQKVADVIRSSTSMVVVAFAPSGDMRILLAELSREPFPPRQWIGSESWVTNPELRKYSFLTGAIGFGIQKSVIPGFRNFLLNLSFAQVAVSPLLTEFWEDSFNCTIKESDSAGKKVCNGTEDIKTLQTPYTDTSQLRISNMVYKAVYAIAHAFHNALCQGRNVTAQCDKLTKLQSEQILTELKKVNFSRNGYDVSFDTNGDPVAIYELVNWQKTKAGITDIVTVGLYDASLPDGQEFQINKNITWMEGSTKVPVSVCSGSCPPGTRKVLQKGKPICCYDCTACPEGEISNTTDSADCLPCHMEFQPNAKRDTCIPKPVEFLSFQDILGIILATFSLLGACLTIMTAAIFFYHRTSPIVRANNSELSFLLLISLTLCFLCSITFIGAPSEWSCMLRHTAFGITFVLCISCVLGKTIVVLMAFKATLPGSNVMKWFGPPQQRMTVMSFTFIQVLICTIWLVLSPPFPIKNLTAYKEKIILECALGSAVGFWAVLGYIGLLASFCFVLAVLARKLPDNFNEAKLITFSMLIFCAVWITFIPAYVSSPGKFTVVVEIFAILSSSFGLVFCIFAPKCFIVLFKPEKNTKKYLMNKYQS, encoded by the exons ATGGCAGTCTCAGTTCTTTTAATTGGTCTGGTatctgctttgtgtttgtttcagctgaactcagtttttgccttgGGTGTGTCTCTGGATAGTCTGAATCAAAGGAGTAGCTTTGCAGCTGCTTGGGCTGGTACTGAACCTTCATCTGAGAAATGTAAGCTGCAGGGTAGCACTCATCGACCGGCATTCTCAATGGATGGGGACTTCATTATTGGGGGTGCTTTCTCTCTTCACTCCTACACGCAAACAGTGAGCCATGATTATACCATCATGCCTGAGAAAGTAAGATGCAAAGGAAG CATAAATGCCGATGAGCTGCAGTTGTTACATGCAATGGTCTTTGCCATAGAAGAGATTAACAACAGTACAGAGCTGCTGCCCGGAATCAGGCTTGGGTATCAGATCTATGACTCATGTGCATCAGTTTCCATGACAGTGCATTTGGCATTTCAGTTTTTGAATAGCTTGGACCTTGTGTTTCACACTGGCAAAACCTGCTCCCAGTCAGGTATGGTGATGGCTGTTGTTGGTGAGTCTGGGTCTACGCCATCCATCAGCATGTCACGAATCATCAGTCCCTTTAACATTCCTCAA GTGAGCCCCTCTGCCACATGTGCATGCTTGTCTGACAAGGAGCAGTACCCAAGTTTTTTCAGAACAATCCCCAGTGACCAGTTTCAAGCTGATGCGCTAGCTAAGCTTGTAAAACAGTTTGGCTGGACTTGGATAGGTGCTGTACGATCAGATACAGATTATGGAAATAACGGCATGGCATCCTTTCTAGAAGCAGCAAAGAAAGAGGGGATCTGTGTGGAATACTCTGTATCTTTCTATCGGACACACCCACATAGCAGGATACAGAAAGTGGCAGATGTTATCCGCAG TTCTACATCTATGGTAGTGGTGGCATTTGCACCATCTGGAGACATGAGGATCCTGCTGGCAGAACTTTCACGTGAGCCTTTCCCACCTCGACAGTGGATAGGCAGTGAGTCATGGGTGACCAACCCAGAATTAAGGAAGTACAGTTTTCTCACTGGGGCCATTGGATTTGGAATTCAGAAATCTGTAATCCCAGGTTTCAGAAACTTCCTGTTAAATCTCTCTTTTGCTCAAGTGGCTGTATCACCATTGCTTACTGAGTTCTGGGAGGATTCCTTCAACTGCACAATAAAAGAAA gtGATTCTGCAGGAAAGAAAGTATGTAATGGAACTGAAGATATAAAGACTCTCCAAACCCCGTACACTGATACATCTCAGCTTAGAATTAGTAACATGGTGTACAAGGCTGTGTATGCAATTGCACATGCCTTTCATAATGCATTATGTCAGGGAAGAAATGTCACAGCTCAGTGTGACAAACTAACCAAATTACAGTCCGAGCAG ATTCTAACTGAGCTGAAGAAAGTAAATTTTTCCCGAAATGGATATGATGTGTCATTCGATACTAATGGGGATCCTGTTGCTATTTATGAGCTGGTTAACTGGCAGAAAACTAAGGCTGGCATAACTGACATAGTGACTGTAGGGCTGTATGATGCATCACTGCCAGACGGCCAGGAGTTCCAgattaacaaaaacataacctggatggagggcagcaCGAAA GTGCCAGTGTCAGTGTGCAGTGGGAGTTGTCCTCCAGGAACTCGTAAAGTGCTGCAAAAAGGAAAACCCATTTGCTGCTATGACTGTACTGCATGTCCTGAGGGAGAGATTAGTAATACTACAG ATTCTGCTGATTGTTTACCCTGCCACATGGAATTCCAGCCTAATGCAAAGAGAGACACTTGTATCCCTAAACCTGtagagtttctttcttttcaagACATCCTAGGAATCATCCTGGCTACATTCTCACTTCTTGGTGCTTGTCTGACTATTATGACTGCTGCTATATTCTTTTATCACAGGACATCTCCAATTGTCAGGGCCAACAACTCTGAGCTGAGCTtcctgctgctcatctcactgactcTGTGTTTCTTATGTTCAATAACTTTCATTGGAGCACCATCTGAGTGGTCTTGCATGCTGCGTCACACTGCATTTGGGATCACCTTTGTGCTCTGTATCTCCTGTGTACTTGGGAAAACTATAGTGGTTTTAATGGCTTTTAAAGCGACACTTCCAGGTAGTAATGTCATGAAATGGTTTGGTCCTCCACAACAAAGAATGACTGTTATGTCTTTCACCTTTATTCAAGTTTTAATATGTACTATTTGGTTGGTACTTAGCCCTCCATTCCCAATAAAAAATCTAACTGCATACAAGGAGAAAATCATCCTGGAATGTGCATTAGGCTCTGCTGTTGGCTTCTGGGCTGTGCTTGGTTACATAGGCCTACTTGCttccttttgctttgttttagctgttttagcCCGCAAATTACCTGATAATTTCAATGAAGCCAAGCTTATCACTTTCAGCATGCTGATATTCTGTGCAGTGTGGATCACCTTTATCCCAGCATATGTAAGCTCTCCTGGGAAATTCACTGTGGTTGTGGAAATTTTTGCCATTCTGTCCTCCAGCTTTGGACtagttttttgtatatttgcTCCAAAGTGTTTTATCGTATTGTTTAAGCCTGAGAAGAAcaccaaaaaatatttaatgaacAAATATCAATCATAG